From a region of the Agrobacterium larrymoorei genome:
- the nrdH gene encoding glutaredoxin-like protein NrdH: MTVTVYSKPACVQCTATTRALDRQGINYTVVDVSENIAAYDLVQGLGYRQVPVVVAGETHWAGFRPDMISTLAA; the protein is encoded by the coding sequence ATGACAGTTACCGTTTACAGCAAGCCAGCCTGCGTCCAGTGCACAGCCACCACCCGCGCTCTTGATCGTCAGGGCATCAATTACACCGTCGTGGATGTTTCCGAAAACATCGCTGCGTATGATCTGGTTCAGGGACTTGGCTATCGTCAGGTTCCTGTCGTGGTTGCTGGCGAGACCCATTGGGCAGGCTTTCGTCCGGATATGATCAGCACTCTTGCGGCCTGA
- a CDS encoding FecCD family ABC transporter permease — protein MSLAVTMKSTNSGLRALWLPCGLLMIVLLGLVHLGVGARPVSAQFIIDTIFARDHASFEQQILVKLRLPRLLAAIICGTSLGIAGRLMQSILRNPLAEPHILGLNAGASLAIVTMTALPASMLAFLVSRPLVATTGSGTLFAIILFLSSAGRTGMTMSKVTFCGIALSALASACVSAILILDQETLEQIRFWLAGDLSGISLASISNVIPLLMVALVLTMWIALRLDVLALGDVTAAGLGVPVRQTKLIGLAATALFCGSSVALVGPIGFVGLIVAGVAHRLANGRHVMSLPLSALLGANLMIAADIAARTIAAPHDLATGLMTAFIGAPVFIIVVARVLR, from the coding sequence GTGAGCCTGGCCGTTACGATGAAGAGCACCAACAGCGGACTACGGGCGCTATGGCTGCCTTGCGGCCTCCTTATGATCGTGCTGCTCGGCCTCGTCCATCTCGGCGTCGGCGCGCGTCCCGTGTCCGCGCAGTTCATTATCGATACGATTTTTGCCCGCGATCATGCGAGTTTCGAACAGCAGATACTTGTGAAGCTTCGCCTGCCGCGTCTGCTTGCGGCCATCATTTGCGGCACATCGCTTGGGATTGCTGGTCGCCTGATGCAATCGATCCTGCGCAACCCCTTGGCGGAACCTCATATCCTTGGCCTCAACGCTGGAGCCAGTCTCGCCATCGTCACCATGACGGCCCTGCCCGCCAGCATGTTGGCGTTTTTAGTCAGCCGCCCGCTGGTGGCGACCACGGGAAGCGGTACACTCTTCGCAATCATTCTGTTTCTATCCTCCGCAGGCCGCACGGGCATGACCATGTCAAAGGTCACCTTTTGCGGTATCGCGCTTTCCGCCCTGGCCTCGGCTTGCGTTTCGGCAATTCTCATCCTCGATCAGGAAACGCTGGAGCAGATACGGTTCTGGCTGGCGGGGGACCTCTCGGGGATTTCGCTTGCCAGCATCAGCAATGTGATCCCGTTGCTGATGGTTGCTCTCGTTCTAACGATGTGGATCGCGCTTCGGCTCGACGTCTTGGCCTTGGGGGATGTGACGGCGGCGGGGCTCGGCGTGCCGGTAAGGCAAACGAAACTCATCGGCCTTGCCGCTACGGCCCTTTTTTGCGGCTCATCCGTTGCACTGGTAGGGCCAATCGGTTTTGTCGGCCTCATCGTTGCGGGCGTAGCCCACCGCTTGGCGAATGGGCGGCATGTGATGTCGCTTCCTCTTTCTGCGCTGTTGGGTGCCAATCTCATGATTGCCGCAGATATCGCGGCCAGAACAATCGCCGCGCCGCACGATCTGGCAACGGGGCTGATGACCGCCTTTATAGGTGCACCCGTGTTCATTATCGTCGTCGCAAGAGTTTTGCGATGA
- a CDS encoding ABC transporter substrate-binding protein, which translates to MIELGILPIASHGRMGADGKPYLRSSAILTGVDFNNSNIAFLGAVDIDLEVLAEQKPDIIITATGRPTPISTLEKIAPTIVLDPTSLGTAHAYQKLAELTKTQDKLAILDQRYRAGIVELKTAVDTANTTVSVIQPLNGKISIYHTYRALGQVLRDAGFRFPKIIDDIPEGGRIEVSGERLPDVDADFIFDPYRSDTGATSKEEIEAMENVVPDFCNFLKACTEGRYVMVSREEAISNSYAAMALMTAVVKSAIAPRPKAR; encoded by the coding sequence TTGATCGAACTCGGCATATTGCCCATCGCCAGCCATGGCCGGATGGGAGCGGACGGCAAACCCTACCTCCGTTCGAGTGCGATACTGACCGGCGTCGATTTCAACAATTCAAACATTGCGTTTCTGGGCGCGGTTGATATCGATCTCGAAGTGCTCGCCGAGCAGAAACCGGATATCATTATAACAGCCACCGGACGCCCCACCCCGATTTCGACGCTGGAGAAAATCGCACCTACCATCGTTCTCGACCCGACGAGCCTTGGAACCGCGCATGCCTATCAGAAATTGGCGGAACTGACAAAGACACAAGACAAGCTCGCCATTCTCGACCAGCGATATCGTGCCGGTATTGTGGAACTGAAGACGGCGGTCGATACCGCTAACACCACCGTTTCGGTCATCCAGCCGTTGAATGGCAAGATCAGCATCTATCACACCTACCGTGCGTTGGGTCAGGTGTTGAGAGATGCGGGCTTTCGCTTTCCAAAGATCATAGACGACATTCCCGAGGGCGGGCGCATCGAAGTCAGCGGCGAGCGGCTTCCAGATGTCGATGCCGATTTTATCTTCGATCCGTATCGCTCAGATACCGGGGCGACCTCGAAGGAGGAAATCGAGGCAATGGAAAACGTCGTACCCGATTTTTGCAACTTTCTCAAAGCTTGCACGGAGGGGCGCTACGTCATGGTGTCTCGGGAAGAAGCCATATCCAACAGCTATGCGGCGATGGCTCTAATGACTGCAGTGGTCAAGTCCGCGATAGCCCCCCGCCCAAAGGCTCGATGA
- a CDS encoding ABC transporter ATP-binding protein, giving the protein MRTDSECNALRVALVTAGYQRSTVLSDVSTVIPKGKFTALAGPNGSGKSTLLSVLSRILKPSGGTVHLDGHDIRKLPTREVARRLSLLPQAPIAPEGLSVYDLVSRGRYPHRGILKSWDKADEEAVNRALEMTGIAELSARTVDSLSGGQRQRCFIALALAQDTATILFDEPTTFLDLRYQVEVIELLSSLTRTANKTVVAVLHDLNAALQYADRIVLMKGGAIHHVVETIEQCTAQHIETVFDTKVIAVRHPTTGKPIFLPDPHPGAHVA; this is encoded by the coding sequence ATGCGAACTGATAGCGAGTGCAATGCGCTACGTGTCGCGCTTGTAACTGCGGGTTACCAGCGCTCGACAGTGCTGTCGGATGTTTCAACGGTCATTCCCAAGGGCAAGTTTACTGCCTTGGCTGGCCCGAATGGATCGGGTAAATCCACCCTGCTATCCGTTCTCTCCCGTATCCTGAAGCCCTCAGGCGGCACCGTCCATCTGGATGGGCACGATATCCGCAAGCTGCCGACGAGAGAGGTGGCACGCAGGCTTTCACTTTTGCCGCAAGCGCCCATCGCACCTGAAGGTCTGAGCGTTTACGATCTCGTGTCGCGCGGGCGTTATCCGCATCGCGGCATCCTCAAATCCTGGGACAAAGCCGATGAAGAGGCGGTAAACCGAGCGCTTGAGATGACCGGTATTGCCGAGCTATCGGCGCGAACGGTGGATAGCTTATCGGGAGGCCAGCGTCAGCGCTGCTTCATCGCCCTCGCCCTTGCGCAAGACACGGCAACTATTCTGTTCGACGAGCCGACGACATTTCTCGATCTCCGCTATCAGGTCGAAGTCATAGAGCTTCTATCAAGCCTCACACGGACCGCCAACAAGACGGTCGTTGCCGTACTTCACGACCTCAACGCTGCGCTTCAATATGCGGATCGCATAGTACTCATGAAGGGCGGTGCGATCCATCACGTTGTGGAAACTATCGAGCAATGCACCGCGCAGCATATCGAAACCGTGTTCGACACGAAGGTTATCGCCGTCCGGCACCCGACAACTGGCAAGCCGATTTTTCTGCCTGATCCTCACCCCGGGGCACACGTCGCGTGA
- a CDS encoding FecCD family ABC transporter permease: protein MTVKKLGNGYWLLRFQPLSIKLHPLRMLLVTSLALALLALSLLALVSGSGPAGWKELLALASNSAEAAGLSIIGDLRLPRTIMALSCGAMLGLSGAALQSLTRNGLADPGLLGVREGAVLVIVSAIIAFPHMPVALRPLLGMAGGFAVAVAIALIAGSLSRMRFVLIGIGFSWLLSAAITMLITVSDIDRVQIALTWMAGSLASVTPEMVPIALTGLLAGSMLMFATARWADVSLLGDSATVGLGVPTKALVIIRLCAPVLMTATAVSCVGGIGFVGLIAPHAARITIGGGQKSLLSGSMFIGAALLAVSDTVGRTAFAPLQIPAGIVLAIIGVPVLLLLLWHRRDQL, encoded by the coding sequence ATGACGGTGAAAAAGCTCGGCAATGGCTATTGGCTCCTGCGATTTCAGCCGCTCAGCATCAAACTCCACCCCCTGCGCATGCTTTTGGTGACATCACTGGCCCTTGCGCTACTTGCCCTGAGCTTGCTGGCGTTAGTCTCTGGCAGTGGACCTGCGGGTTGGAAGGAGCTTCTGGCATTGGCCAGCAACTCGGCAGAAGCGGCTGGCCTCTCCATCATCGGCGATCTGCGGCTGCCGCGTACGATCATGGCTTTAAGCTGCGGTGCCATGCTTGGGCTTTCAGGCGCGGCACTACAATCACTGACGCGGAACGGCCTTGCAGACCCGGGTTTGCTGGGCGTGCGAGAAGGTGCCGTACTGGTCATCGTGAGCGCCATCATCGCATTTCCGCACATGCCGGTGGCGCTTCGGCCTCTCCTTGGAATGGCAGGAGGCTTCGCGGTCGCAGTAGCAATCGCTCTAATTGCTGGATCGCTCTCACGCATGCGCTTCGTGCTGATCGGCATCGGCTTTTCCTGGTTGCTTTCCGCTGCCATCACGATGCTGATCACGGTTTCAGATATCGACCGGGTTCAGATAGCATTGACTTGGATGGCGGGGAGTCTAGCAAGCGTGACGCCCGAGATGGTACCGATTGCGCTCACAGGCTTGCTTGCCGGTTCTATGCTAATGTTTGCCACCGCCCGCTGGGCAGATGTCTCGCTTCTCGGAGACAGCGCGACTGTCGGGCTCGGCGTGCCGACGAAAGCGCTCGTCATCATCCGCCTTTGTGCACCGGTTTTGATGACGGCAACAGCAGTATCTTGCGTTGGCGGTATCGGCTTTGTTGGCCTGATCGCGCCGCATGCGGCCCGAATAACCATTGGTGGCGGACAAAAATCGCTTCTTTCGGGCAGCATGTTTATTGGCGCTGCACTTCTCGCGGTCTCAGATACCGTTGGTCGCACAGCTTTTGCGCCCTTGCAGATTCCCGCAGGCATCGTCCTGGCCATTATCGGTGTGCCCGTCCTTCTACTCCTTCTGTGGCATCGCCGCGATCAACTTTGA
- a CDS encoding TonB-dependent siderophore receptor, translating into MSMGFDRSEMQVALVALAVAGSLSATQAMAQESAAIKKSARQSEQNQTTNTETSTVLAPIVVNGSGAVDGYQPRSTSTATRTDTPLIDIPQAVNVVTHEVLEDQNANNLDEALGNISGVTQTNTLGGTQDSVIRRGFGDNRDGSILTNGLKTAIPRSFNAMTDRVEVLKGPSSTLYGILDPGGMVNVVTKRPEDTFSGEVYGNLSSFGGGTTGVDVTGPIESTDLSYRLIGEYKDVDYWRNFGETKHWLLSPSLKWTGEDTEITATYMHEDYSVPFDRGTIFDTTTGRAVNVNRKIRFDEPYNITDGKSDLFQVEIDHELSDNWKLGIDYSYSRNVYSDNQARVTGYNAVTGVVTRRADATNYSTIYNHALRADLTGDVEIGGMQHDLLIGASYDYSDTLRTDMLRCGNNTNFNMYNPVYGNLPECTTVSASDSDQTEKLSTASVYVQDSVHLNDQWIVVGGLRYQYYDLLAGKGRPFKDNTDSFGDALVPNAGIVYKLTSDVSLYLNAAKTFRPQSSIASAYGNLKPEEGISYEIGSKFELPAGLTANVALYSSDKENVAYNAIEGSATVLKTAGLVRARGIEMDVAGSLTSDIDIIASYAYTDAEVKEGENAGKRPVNVARHTGSLSLAYDMGEIGSSGNTLKIGAGIRAVGDRAGINDNSYDLPGYAVVDAFAAYTFALERPITLQLNLKNILDRTYYTSSIGSTAFGNQIGEPFNATLTARLKF; encoded by the coding sequence ATGAGCATGGGATTCGACAGAAGCGAGATGCAGGTGGCATTGGTTGCGCTTGCGGTGGCAGGAAGCCTGAGTGCGACGCAGGCGATGGCGCAGGAGAGTGCTGCGATCAAGAAGTCCGCCCGTCAGTCCGAGCAAAATCAAACCACTAATACGGAAACGTCCACCGTTCTCGCGCCCATCGTCGTCAATGGTTCAGGTGCTGTGGATGGCTATCAGCCAAGGTCCACCAGCACGGCCACGCGCACCGATACTCCGTTGATCGATATTCCCCAGGCGGTCAATGTCGTTACCCATGAGGTTCTGGAAGACCAGAATGCCAACAATCTTGATGAGGCGCTGGGCAATATCAGCGGCGTCACTCAGACCAACACCCTGGGCGGAACGCAGGACTCCGTTATTCGTCGTGGGTTCGGTGACAACAGAGACGGCTCTATTCTGACTAACGGATTGAAAACGGCTATCCCGCGTTCGTTCAATGCCATGACGGATCGCGTCGAAGTCCTGAAAGGTCCATCCTCCACCCTCTATGGCATTCTCGATCCCGGCGGCATGGTCAACGTTGTGACGAAGAGGCCGGAAGATACGTTTTCAGGCGAAGTCTATGGCAACCTTTCAAGCTTTGGCGGCGGCACGACAGGCGTTGATGTTACCGGCCCAATCGAAAGCACGGACCTCTCCTATCGCCTGATCGGTGAATATAAGGATGTCGACTACTGGCGCAACTTCGGAGAAACGAAGCATTGGCTGCTCTCTCCGTCCCTGAAATGGACCGGCGAAGATACTGAGATTACCGCGACCTACATGCATGAGGATTACAGCGTGCCTTTCGACCGTGGGACGATCTTCGACACCACCACGGGCCGCGCCGTGAATGTGAACCGCAAGATCCGCTTCGACGAGCCCTATAATATCACAGATGGAAAGTCCGACCTCTTCCAAGTTGAGATCGACCATGAGCTTTCGGATAACTGGAAGCTCGGAATCGATTACAGCTATAGCCGCAATGTCTATTCAGACAATCAGGCGCGTGTAACAGGTTATAACGCCGTCACCGGCGTGGTTACGAGAAGAGCGGACGCGACAAATTATTCCACCATATACAACCACGCGCTGCGTGCCGATCTGACCGGAGATGTCGAGATAGGTGGAATGCAGCATGATCTGCTGATAGGCGCATCCTACGATTACAGTGATACGTTGCGCACGGATATGCTTCGTTGCGGAAACAATACAAATTTCAATATGTATAATCCGGTCTACGGCAACCTGCCTGAGTGCACGACTGTTTCCGCATCCGACAGCGACCAGACTGAAAAACTATCCACGGCGTCCGTTTACGTGCAGGATTCCGTTCACCTCAATGACCAATGGATCGTTGTCGGTGGCCTGCGATATCAATATTACGATCTGCTGGCAGGCAAAGGACGACCGTTTAAGGACAACACCGATAGCTTTGGTGATGCTCTCGTTCCCAATGCTGGAATCGTCTACAAGCTCACCTCGGATGTCTCGCTCTACTTGAACGCTGCCAAAACATTCAGGCCACAGTCTTCCATTGCAAGCGCATATGGCAATCTGAAACCGGAAGAGGGGATTTCCTATGAGATCGGCTCGAAATTCGAGCTTCCCGCCGGACTGACTGCTAACGTCGCCCTTTACAGTTCAGATAAGGAAAACGTCGCATACAATGCAATTGAAGGTAGTGCGACTGTCCTCAAAACGGCTGGGCTTGTCCGCGCTCGCGGTATCGAAATGGATGTCGCAGGGTCGCTGACATCCGATATCGATATCATCGCAAGCTACGCCTATACGGATGCAGAGGTCAAAGAGGGGGAGAACGCTGGCAAACGCCCCGTCAACGTAGCTCGCCACACTGGTTCATTGTCATTGGCGTATGACATGGGTGAAATTGGCTCATCTGGTAATACGCTAAAAATTGGCGCCGGTATCCGCGCGGTTGGCGACAGAGCCGGGATCAACGACAACTCATACGATCTGCCAGGCTACGCAGTTGTTGATGCTTTCGCCGCCTATACCTTTGCACTAGAACGGCCGATTACCCTCCAGCTCAATCTTAAAAATATTCTCGATCGAACCTATTATACCTCTTCGATCGGAAGCACAGCCTTCGGAAACCAGATCGGAGAGCCTTTCAATGCGACGTTGACAGCGCGGCTAAAGTTTTAG
- the nrdI gene encoding class Ib ribonucleoside-diphosphate reductase assembly flavoprotein NrdI, whose amino-acid sequence MGQIVYFSSRSENTHRFVARLGMSARRIPLSSSESLQVETPYVLILPTYSGEGGKGAVPKQVIRFLNDAENRANIRGVIAAGNSNFGASYGIAGDVISQKCQVPYLYRFELLGTEDDVANVKHGLERFWTRPLSKSL is encoded by the coding sequence ATGGGCCAGATCGTCTATTTCTCCAGCCGGTCGGAAAATACCCATCGCTTTGTGGCACGACTGGGGATGAGTGCGCGGCGCATTCCTCTCAGTTCTTCCGAAAGCCTTCAGGTCGAAACCCCCTATGTTCTGATCCTTCCCACCTACAGCGGCGAAGGCGGAAAAGGGGCCGTTCCAAAGCAGGTGATCCGCTTCCTCAATGATGCGGAAAACCGCGCAAACATCCGTGGCGTGATCGCTGCGGGCAACAGCAATTTCGGGGCGAGCTACGGGATCGCCGGCGACGTCATCTCCCAGAAATGCCAGGTGCCTTACCTCTACAGGTTCGAACTTCTCGGCACTGAGGACGACGTCGCGAACGTCAAACACGGATTGGAACGATTTTGGACGCGACCACTTTCGAAAAGCCTTTGA
- a CDS encoding MurR/RpiR family transcriptional regulator, whose translation MKTRVSMRSSELKKRHTDRFGERLKKKRATLSPGLLAVADYIDKHRHAVLAKSALEIGRELGTSDATVIRAIQALGFEGLIDLKDTLESHLGETDSPSEKMAATADELLDDANSAIDFVVADMGHAMQALSSDENRRSMATAVSLLSKARKIGVFGIGASGIIATYASRNFIRSGFQSYELNRTGIMLAEQIVQMEEGDVLLILAHGRPHREVMTTIVEAERLSVPIIALIGKEESALAQHTNATIVLPRAKKEKVAMHSASLVFVEALTLALAGKNRNRTLKTLDRLVELRRQIRPNKR comes from the coding sequence ATGAAGACCAGGGTATCGATGCGCAGTTCCGAATTAAAGAAACGACACACAGACCGCTTTGGGGAGCGCCTGAAGAAGAAGCGCGCCACACTTTCTCCGGGTCTACTAGCGGTTGCGGATTATATCGACAAGCACAGGCATGCGGTGCTGGCCAAATCCGCGCTGGAGATCGGCAGGGAACTCGGAACTTCAGACGCCACCGTCATCCGCGCCATTCAGGCATTGGGCTTCGAAGGACTGATTGATCTAAAGGACACTCTGGAAAGCCATCTTGGTGAAACCGATTCACCCTCCGAAAAAATGGCGGCGACTGCGGATGAGCTTCTGGACGACGCAAATTCAGCAATCGATTTTGTCGTGGCCGATATGGGGCACGCCATGCAGGCCCTGTCATCAGATGAAAACCGGCGGTCAATGGCAACAGCCGTCAGCCTGCTAAGCAAAGCCCGGAAAATCGGCGTTTTCGGAATCGGCGCATCGGGCATCATAGCGACCTATGCATCGCGCAATTTCATCAGATCCGGCTTTCAATCTTATGAGTTGAACCGGACGGGCATCATGCTAGCCGAACAGATCGTTCAGATGGAGGAGGGTGACGTCTTGCTTATCCTCGCCCATGGTCGCCCACACAGGGAAGTGATGACGACGATTGTCGAGGCAGAACGGCTTTCGGTTCCCATTATTGCACTGATTGGTAAAGAGGAATCGGCTTTGGCGCAACATACGAATGCAACCATCGTGTTGCCCCGCGCAAAAAAGGAAAAGGTTGCAATGCATAGCGCTTCACTCGTTTTTGTCGAGGCTTTGACATTGGCGCTGGCTGGCAAGAACCGAAACAGAACTTTGAAGACTTTGGATCGACTAGTGGAATTACGTCGGCAGATAAGGCCTAACAAACGGTGA